One genomic window of Clostridioides sp. ES-S-0054-01 includes the following:
- a CDS encoding putative ABC transporter permease, with protein MEIIKYILYFFIYSFLGWAVESIGCSIASKRIINRGFLNGPICPVYGFGAVIVISLLGRFNNIIIVFLLGMILTTILEYFTGFILETLFHAKWWDYSDRKFNIKGRVCLKNAIYFGIMSVLIIKFIHPFVKYFVGMIPYRILISMAIITTLWTILDLIVTIMTLKKLDIKLNLLDDIISDLNDINVKLDKFDREEIQALFKTINNNELEAREKINTINSKLDRIKSNVILQKRVIKAFPYIKHKKQQEQLEYFKTIINENKR; from the coding sequence ATGGAAATAATAAAGTATATCTTATACTTTTTTATATATTCTTTTTTAGGATGGGCAGTAGAAAGTATAGGATGTTCCATAGCAAGTAAAAGAATAATCAATAGAGGGTTTTTAAATGGTCCAATATGCCCTGTTTATGGTTTTGGAGCAGTGATTGTGATATCACTATTGGGAAGATTTAATAATATAATTATAGTATTTCTATTAGGCATGATTTTAACCACAATACTAGAGTATTTTACAGGATTTATTTTAGAAACCTTATTTCATGCAAAATGGTGGGATTATTCTGACAGAAAATTCAATATAAAGGGTAGAGTATGTTTAAAAAATGCAATATACTTTGGTATAATGTCTGTTTTAATAATAAAGTTCATACATCCATTTGTAAAGTATTTTGTAGGTATGATTCCATATAGAATATTAATTTCAATGGCTATAATTACAACACTTTGGACTATACTTGATTTAATTGTTACTATTATGACACTTAAAAAGTTAGATATAAAGTTAAACTTACTAGACGATATAATTTCAGACCTTAATGATATAAATGTAAAGTTGGATAAATTTGATAGAGAAGAGATACAAGCTTTATTTAAAACAATAAATAATAATGAATTAGAAGCTAGAGAAAAAATAAATACAATAAACAGTAAATTAGACCGTATAAAGTCCAATGTTATTTTACAAAAAAGAGTTATAAAAGCTTTTCCATATATAAAACATAAAAAACAACAAGAGCAATTAGAGTATTTTAAAACGATTATTAATGAGAATAAAAGATAA